From the genome of Mastomys coucha isolate ucsf_1 unplaced genomic scaffold, UCSF_Mcou_1 pScaffold6, whole genome shotgun sequence, one region includes:
- the Serpina5 gene encoding plasma serine protease inhibitor has protein sequence MRFFPILCLVLFFSHEVASRQRSRSKEKKKAKELSVGALGTPSSIEFAFRLYRVLASEFPSQNVFFSPMSVSMCLGMLSLGSGLKTKAQILESLGISPQQGQEDKFHKGFQQLLQRFSQPGDGLQLSLGSALFKDPAVHIRDYFLTGMKTLYMSDTFSTNFGNPESAKNQINDYVAEQTKGKIVDFIKDLDSTHVMVVVNYIFFKAKWQTAFSDTNTRKMDFHVTPKKTIQVPMMNREDGYSYILDQNISCMVVGIPYQGNAIALFILPSEGKMKQVEDGLDERTLRNWLKMFTKRRLDLYLPKFSIEGTYKLEKILPKLGIQDIFTTHADLSGITDHTNIKLSEMVHKSMMEVEESGTTAAATTGAFLTLRSARPRSQNLSFNRPFMIIITVDSNVFFVGKVIQP, from the exons ATGAGGTTCTTCCCCATTCTGTGTCTGGTGCTTTTCTTCAGCCATGAAGTGGCTTCCCGCCAACGCTCCCGTtccaaggagaagaagaaggctAAAGAGTTGTCTGTGGGTGCCTTGGGAACTCCCAGCAGCATAGAGTTTGCCTTCAGACTCTACAGGGTCTTGGCTTCTGAATTCCCCAGTCAGAATGTTTTCTTCTCCCCCATGAGCGTGTCTATGTGCTTGGGCATGCTCTCTCTGGGGTCTGGCTTGAAGACTAAGGCACAGATCCTGGAAAGCCTAGGCATCAGCCCCCAGCAAGGCCAAGAAGACAAGTTCCACAAGGGCTTCCAACAGCTGCTGCAGAGGTTCAGCCAGCCTGGTGATGGCCTCCAGCTGAGCCTGGGCAGTGCCCTTTTTAAAGACCCAGCAGTACATATCCGGGACTACTTCTTGACTGGCATGAAAACTCTGTACATGTCAGATACTTTCTCTACCAACTTTGGGAACCCTGAAAGTGCTAAGAATCAGATCAATGACTATGTAGCTGAGCAGACCAAGGGCAAGATTGTAGACTTTATCAAGGATCTCGACAGCACCCATGTCATGGTGGTGGTAAATTATATCTTCTTCAAAG CCAAGTGGCAGACAGCCTTCAGTGACACCAACACCCGCAAGATGGATTTCCATGTGACCCCCAAGAAGACCATACAGGTGCCCATGATGAACCGTGAAGATGGGTATTCCTACATCCTGGACCAAAACATTTCCTGCATGGTGGTTGGGATCCCTTATCAAGGCAATGCTATCGCTCTGTTTATTCTCCCCAGCGAGGGCAAGATGAAGCAGGTGGAGGATGGCCTGGATGAGAGAACATTAAGGAACTGGCTTAAGATGTTCACAAAGAG ACGCTTAGATCTTTACCTCCCTAAGTTCTCCATTGAGGGTACCTATAAACTGGAAAAAATCCTCCCCAAGCTGGGCATCCAGGACATCTTCACCACCCATGCTGACTTGTCTGGCATTACTGACCACACCAATATCAAGTTGTCTGAG ATGGTGCACAAATCAATGATGGAGGTAGAAGAGTCGGGAACCACAGCAGCTGCCACCACAGGAGCGTTCCTCACACTCAGATCTGCTCGGCCAAGATCTCAGAATCTATCATTCAACAGACCCTTTATGATAATCATTACGGTTGATTCAAATGTCTTTTTCGTTGGCAAAGTGATTCAGCCCTAA
- the LOC116081102 gene encoding LOW QUALITY PROTEIN: uncharacterized protein LOC116081102 (The sequence of the model RefSeq protein was modified relative to this genomic sequence to represent the inferred CDS: inserted 2 bases in 2 codons; deleted 1 base in 1 codon; substituted 1 base at 1 genomic stop codon) has protein sequence MACAYKTMEKYKLTPGAALHQGHEKLPQVLHQSHEKLTPGAALHQGHQKLIPGTLGLLLKAQYPEGITDHKEWTLPKIAEPSINTPKIPKFGGKQRALENHPHQSPPLSVSIPTPLSLRALSVCSPTAPPASPEVAAEPTTEELAACPRCWDKESSGSFPHPRALTSLMESLVFSHQPTWDYCQQLLQTLLTTEERQRVLLEVHKNVPDSLLPASPCLPLSGKTQSWGSGQLTRTRLPQGFKNSPTIFDEALHRDLAHFKASNPQVTLLQYVDDLLLAADMEQECHQKTWDLLSELGTLRYGASAKKAQICQQQVSYLGYLLKNGQRWLTEARKKVVSQIPPLKDPHQAREFLGTAGFCRLWIPGFAEMAAPLYPLTKAGAPFTWGPKEQQAFDKIKRSLLSALALGLPDVARPFHLFVVEAKGITKRVLTQRLGPWDRPVAYLSKKLDPVAAGCPSCLRAMAAVALLVKYADKLTLGQNLAIMAPHALESVVRQPPEHWLTNAWMTHYQKLLLNLCWIKFTPAARLNPATLLPKADETTSVEHDCQQILAHTHGTREDLTDQPLSDADLTWFTDGSSFIQNGLYWEVDFTEVKPAKYGNKYLLVFIDTFSGWVEAFSTKNETAKTVVKKILEEIVLRFGAPKVLGSDNGSAFVAQVSQDVAKFLGTNWRLHCAYRSQSSSQVERMSRTLKETLTKLSLETGSTDWMMLLPLALFHARNSPSTFNLTPFEILYGXPPPILSMTDSFDPSQIGDSDPYTRLKGLQLVQRDVWAQLADHYQPGPDIEIHPFSVGDSVYVKRHHPNSLEPQWKXPYTILLTMPTALKVDSITAWIHTSHVKPASPNPRTEWXVTRTDNPLKLKLQWHVD, from the exons ATGGCTTGTGCCTATAAgaccatggaaaaatacaaattgacccCAGGGGCTGCTCTGCACCAGGGTCATGAGAAATTGCCCCAGGTGCTACACCAGAGTCATGAGAAATTGACCCCAGGGGCTGCTCTGCACCAGGGTCATCAGAAATTGATCCCAGGGACCCTGGGACTACTCCTCAAGGCTCAGTACCCCGAGGGAATAACTGATCACAAAGAGTGGACGTTGCCAAAGATAGCTGAACCATCGATCAAT ACCCCCAAGATCCCCAAGTTCGGAGGAAAACAGCGAGCGCTCGAAAACCATCCCCATCAGTCTCCACCTCTGTCAGTGTCCATCCCCACGCCCCTCAGTCTCCGTGCACTTTCAGTTTG cTCTCCCACCGCCCCTCCAGCTTCCCCGGAGGTGGCTGCAGAACCTACCACAGAGGAACTCGCAGCGTGTCCCCGCTGCTGGGACAAGGAGTCGTCGGGGAGTTTCCCCCACCCCCGA GCTTTAACCTCCCTCATGGAGTCTTTAGTTTTCTCTCACCAGCCCACCTGGGACTACTGTCAGCAACTCCTGCAGACCCTCCTCACTACAGAGGAGAGACAGCGGGTGCTTCTAGAGGTGCACAAAAATGTGCCAG ACTCACTGCTTCCAGCCAGCCCTTGTTTGCCTTTGAGTGGAAAGACCCAGAGCTGGGGATCCGGACAACTGACCCGAACCAGACTGCCTCAGGGGTTTAAGAATTCACCCACCATCTTTGATGAGGCACTACATCGAGATCTTGCACATTTTAAGGCCTCCAATCCCCAGGTAACCCTACTCCAATATGTGGATGATCTCTTACTGGCTGCAGACATGGAGCAAGAGTGTCATCAAAAGACTTGGGACTTACTGTCTGAGCTTGGAACTCTCAGATATGGGGCTTCTGCCAAGAAGGcccagatctgccaacagcaggTTAGTTACTTGGGGTACCTCCTTAAAAATGGACAGAGGTGGTTGACAGAAGCACGAAAGAAAGTAGTCTCACAAATCCCCCCACTGAAAGACCCTCACCAGGCACGAGAGTTTCTAGGGACTGCGGGATTCTGTAGACTCTGGATACCGGGGTTTGCTGAAATGGCAGCACCCCTCTACCCATTGACTAAGGCTGGGGCCCCCTTCACATGGGGGCCCAAGGAACAacaggcctttgacaaaatcaaaagGTCCCTGTTATCGGCCTTGGCCTTGGGACTGCCTGATGTGGCCAGACCATTTCACCTGTTTGTAGTGGAGGCTAAAGGGATAACCAAAAGAGTCCTCACCCAAAGACTAGGCCCCTGGGACCGACCAGTGGCTTACCTGTCAAAGAAACTAGATCCTGTAGCAGCAGGATGTCCCAGTTGTTTAAGGGCCATGGCAGCAGTTGCCCTCCTGGTCAAATATGCAGATAAACTGACTTTGGGCCAGAACTTGGCCATTATGGCCCCTCATGCCTTAGAAAGCGTGGTTCGTCAACCTCCTGAGCACTGGCTGACTAACGCATGGATGACTCACTACCAGAAACTGCTCCTCAATTTGTGTTGGATAAAATTTACGCCAGCAGCCCGCCTCAACCCGGCAACCCTCCTTCCCAAGGCAGATGAGACCACATCTGTAGAACATGACTGCCAACAGATCCTTGCCCACACTCATGGAACTAGAGAAGATCTAACTGATCAGCCCCTTTCAGATGCTGATTTGACTTGGTTCACAGATGGGAGCAGCTTCATACAAAATG GACTCTACTGGGAAGTTGATTTTACAGAGGTAAAGCCTGCTAAATATGGTAACAAATATCTGCTAGTTTTTATAGATACCTTTTCAGGATGGGTAGAAGCCTTCTCTACCAAAAATGAGACTGCAAAAACTGTGGTAAAGAAGATCCTGGAAGAAATAGTCCTGCGGTTTGGAGCACCTAAGGTACTAGGGTCTGATAATGGTTCGGCATTTGTGGCCCAGGTAAGTCAGGATGTGGCCAAGTTTCTAGGGACCAATTGGCGTTTACATTGTGCTTATAGATCCCAGAGCTCAAGTCAGGTAGAAAGAATGAGCAGAACTTtaaaagagaccttaactaaATTGTCCTTAGAGACTGGCAGTACAGACTGGATGATGCTCCTTCCCTTAGCCCTCTTCCATGCCAGAaattctccttccacctttaacCTGACCCCCTTTGAGATACTCTATG TCCCCCCACCCATCCTGTCCATGACAGACAGTTTTGATCCTAGCCAGATTGGTGATTCTGATCCATATACTAGGCTAAAAGGACTCCAACTGGTTCAGAGAGATGTGTGGGCTCAGCTAGCAGATCATTACCAGCCAGGACCAGATATCGAGATCCACCCCTTTAGTGTGGGAGACTCAGTCTACGTCAAAAGGCATCACCCCAACAGCCTTGAGCCTCAGTGGA GACCTTACACCATTCTCCTGACCATGCCCACCGCTCTCAAAGTAGACAGCATCACTGCCTGGATCCACACCTCACATGTCAAGCCAGCCAGCCCC AATCCCAGAACGGAATGGTGAGTAACAAGGACAGACAACCCTCTCAAGCTAAAGTTACAGTGGCATGTAGACTAA